A genome region from Pseudomonas sp. N3-W includes the following:
- a CDS encoding DUF58 domain-containing protein, whose amino-acid sequence MDSVDGLVYVSLAQLMALEFKARDLSFVARQPQGSILAGNHASRMRGRGLNFDELRRYQPGDDLRHLDWRASLRTGKPVVRTFTEERDRPALIVVDQRMSMFFGSQRSFKSAIAAELGALAAWMVFGAGDRVGGLVFNDARIDAVAPLRSRKRIEALCSRIAEQNRQLSAANPDAEGEDQLDKVLQHCLAVAGHDHLICIVSDFAGAGERTLKLMRQLATHNDVIAMQVYDPLALNLPKNGRLLVTQGQMQVELEVERRQVHEPLGDFLSGRLKDVATLLRRSQVPLMMFSTASDAQEQLRAELGKLGGGRR is encoded by the coding sequence ATGGACAGTGTCGACGGTCTGGTCTATGTCTCTCTCGCGCAATTGATGGCGCTGGAGTTCAAGGCCCGTGACCTGAGTTTTGTCGCCCGCCAGCCCCAGGGCAGCATCCTCGCCGGCAATCATGCGTCGCGCATGCGTGGCCGTGGCCTGAATTTCGACGAGCTGCGCCGCTATCAGCCGGGGGACGATTTGCGCCACCTCGATTGGCGCGCCTCCCTGCGTACCGGCAAACCGGTGGTGCGCACCTTTACCGAGGAACGTGATCGCCCGGCGTTGATTGTGGTGGACCAGCGCATGTCGATGTTCTTCGGCTCGCAACGCAGTTTCAAATCCGCCATCGCCGCCGAACTCGGCGCGCTCGCCGCGTGGATGGTGTTTGGTGCCGGCGACCGGGTCGGCGGCCTGGTGTTCAACGATGCGCGGATCGACGCCGTTGCCCCGCTGCGCAGCCGCAAGCGCATCGAAGCGCTGTGCAGCCGCATCGCCGAACAGAACCGGCAACTGAGCGCCGCCAACCCGGACGCCGAAGGTGAAGACCAGCTCGACAAGGTGTTACAGCATTGCCTGGCAGTGGCCGGGCACGATCACCTGATCTGCATCGTCAGCGACTTTGCCGGTGCCGGTGAACGCACCCTGAAACTGATGCGGCAACTGGCGACTCACAACGACGTGATCGCCATGCAGGTCTATGACCCGTTGGCGCTGAACCTGCCGAAGAACGGCCGCTTGCTGGTAACCCAGGGACAGATGCAGGTCGAACTGGAAGTGGAACGGCGCCAGGTGCATGAACCGCTGGGGGACTTTCTCAGCGGCCGGCTCAAGGACGTCGCCACCCTGCTGCGCCGCAGCCAGGTGCCGCTGATGATGTTCAGCACCGCCAGCGATGCACAGGAACAACTGCGCGCAGAACTGGGCAAACTCGGGGGCGGACGCCGATGA
- a CDS encoding VWA domain-containing protein, with translation MDINLSDFHFLRPLWLLLALSGALLPLLWRRSHDLQRRLRGNIAEHLLPHLLITPDDPHRLRPVHLLCALLILGAVAAAGPTWEQDRPDFLENRAPLIIALDLSPSMDATDVAPSRLEAAKHTLHDLIQRRAGARSGLIAYAGSAHLVLPPTDDPALLDSFIQALSTDLIAKTGKDVGAVIEQAKRMLVAEKTPGTLLLITDGADTTQLNGLDKQLDDSPLQVLILAVGNTDGGIIRTTAGQPRTDSNGRPELGRFDADALKQLASAVDAPLGSLTLNDDDLDWIELHAQQHFQAASDEQRELHWKDAGYWLCWPMLLLAFFSVRKGWSLNWMAGLLLALGIGLQPAPAEANALTDAFFTRDQQGRWAFEHEHFPQAAALFVDPYWKGVAAYDAADFDLALASFARLDTPQAYFYLGNIYVRRFKFDEAIAAYTQALKLQPQFPEATANLALAIALLKDTDSAEKNTPQVKPNAIKMDLAKGKGESRAVKTEQAASDEVWLQNLSTSPAKFLKQKFSLQDQVEGQP, from the coding sequence ATGGACATCAACCTCAGTGACTTCCATTTCCTGCGCCCCCTGTGGCTGTTGCTCGCGCTGTCCGGCGCCCTGCTGCCGCTGCTATGGCGCCGTAGCCACGACCTGCAACGGCGCTTGCGCGGCAACATTGCCGAGCACCTGTTGCCGCATTTGCTGATCACGCCTGATGACCCGCATCGCCTGCGCCCGGTGCATCTGCTGTGTGCGTTGCTGATCCTCGGTGCCGTGGCGGCTGCCGGGCCGACCTGGGAACAGGATCGTCCGGATTTTCTGGAGAACCGCGCGCCGCTGATCATCGCCCTCGACCTGTCGCCGTCGATGGACGCCACCGATGTCGCGCCCAGTCGCCTGGAGGCGGCGAAGCACACACTGCACGACCTGATTCAACGCCGCGCCGGCGCCCGCAGCGGCTTGATCGCCTATGCCGGCAGCGCGCACCTGGTGTTGCCGCCCACCGACGACCCAGCGCTGCTCGACAGCTTTATCCAGGCGCTGAGCACCGACCTGATCGCCAAGACGGGCAAAGACGTCGGCGCGGTGATCGAGCAAGCCAAGCGCATGCTGGTGGCAGAGAAAACGCCCGGTACGCTGCTGCTGATCACCGATGGCGCCGACACCACGCAACTGAACGGCCTCGACAAACAGCTCGACGACAGTCCGTTGCAGGTGCTGATTCTCGCCGTGGGCAATACCGACGGCGGCATCATCCGCACGACCGCCGGCCAGCCGCGTACCGACAGCAATGGTCGCCCGGAACTCGGCCGTTTCGATGCGGACGCGCTCAAGCAACTGGCGTCCGCCGTCGACGCACCGCTGGGCAGCCTGACGCTCAATGATGACGACCTGGACTGGATCGAGCTGCACGCGCAGCAACATTTCCAGGCGGCCAGTGACGAACAGCGCGAACTGCACTGGAAAGACGCCGGGTATTGGCTGTGCTGGCCGATGTTGCTGCTGGCGTTTTTCAGCGTGCGCAAGGGCTGGAGCCTGAACTGGATGGCCGGGTTGCTGCTGGCGCTGGGCATCGGCCTGCAACCGGCGCCGGCTGAGGCCAATGCGCTGACCGATGCGTTTTTCACCCGGGATCAACAAGGCCGCTGGGCGTTCGAACACGAGCACTTCCCGCAGGCCGCCGCACTGTTTGTCGACCCGTACTGGAAAGGCGTCGCCGCCTATGATGCCGCGGATTTCGACCTGGCGTTGGCCAGCTTTGCGCGACTGGACACGCCACAGGCGTATTTCTATCTGGGCAATATTTACGTGCGCCGGTTCAAGTTCGATGAGGCCATTGCTGCCTACACCCAGGCGTTGAAGTTGCAGCCGCAATTCCCCGAAGCCACGGCCAATCTGGCGCTGGCCATTGCGCTGCTGAAAGACACCGACAGCGCCGAGAAAAACACTCCGCAGGTCAAACCCAACGCAATCAAGATGGACCTGGCCAAGGGCAAGGGCGAGAGCCGGGCAGTGAAGACTGAACAGGCAGCGTCCGATGAAGTGTGGTTGCAGAACCTGAGCACATCACCGGCGAAGTTCTTGAAGCAGAAGTTCAGTTTGCAGGATCAGGTGGAAGGCCAGCCATGA
- a CDS encoding phage integrase Arm DNA-binding domain-containing protein produces the protein MAPRPRNAGSKDLPPNLYRKTDARNGVTYYTYRDPANGRVFGLGKDKEAAIREAVAANHADHVRPTLKERIAEKPAAPQRAFSDWIAEYKSIYQERSQSPKTVSTVNTRLKRIDREFGVRDIRDISTMNIAQFLSGLSKEGKAQMSKALRSLLRDVFVEAIAAGWCESNPVDATKAARVTIKRERLTLDFWKAIYAEADIPWLKRAMELAVLTGQRRDDIRSMVFKDDRDGYLHVVQSKTGTRLRISTTLRLEALDLELATVIKACRDRVVSQHLIHYFKSASRGKAGQAVALQAMTREFANARDRAAIKLGIVLGKQPPTFHEMRSLAARLHKAEGRDAQKLLGHKSSTMTNLYQDIRGAEWIDVA, from the coding sequence ATGGCGCCGAGGCCGCGTAACGCTGGGTCAAAGGACCTTCCGCCCAATCTCTACCGTAAGACCGACGCCCGCAACGGCGTCACCTATTACACCTACCGCGACCCGGCAAATGGCCGCGTGTTCGGCTTGGGTAAAGACAAGGAGGCAGCCATCCGCGAGGCCGTGGCGGCAAATCATGCCGATCATGTTCGGCCAACGCTAAAAGAACGAATTGCAGAAAAGCCTGCCGCCCCACAGCGGGCTTTTTCAGACTGGATCGCGGAGTACAAATCGATCTATCAGGAGCGGAGCCAGTCACCCAAAACGGTCAGCACAGTCAATACGCGCTTGAAGCGAATCGACAGGGAGTTTGGTGTCAGGGACATTCGAGACATCTCCACGATGAACATCGCGCAGTTCTTGTCCGGGCTTTCCAAGGAAGGTAAAGCGCAGATGTCAAAGGCACTGCGCTCGCTGCTACGTGACGTTTTTGTTGAGGCTATTGCTGCGGGATGGTGTGAGTCAAACCCGGTCGATGCCACGAAGGCCGCACGGGTGACGATCAAGCGCGAGCGACTGACGCTTGATTTTTGGAAGGCCATTTACGCTGAGGCCGATATTCCTTGGCTCAAGCGCGCTATGGAGTTGGCTGTCCTGACTGGACAACGAAGGGACGATATTCGATCTATGGTTTTCAAGGACGATCGGGATGGGTATCTGCACGTTGTTCAGTCCAAGACCGGCACCCGCTTACGGATCAGCACGACGCTTCGGCTTGAAGCTCTGGATCTCGAACTTGCAACAGTCATCAAGGCCTGCCGCGACCGTGTCGTGTCACAGCACCTCATCCACTATTTCAAATCGGCGAGCCGAGGAAAAGCCGGCCAGGCAGTGGCGCTGCAAGCAATGACTCGGGAGTTTGCAAACGCCAGAGATAGGGCTGCTATCAAGCTTGGGATCGTCCTCGGCAAGCAGCCTCCCACCTTCCACGAAATGCGATCGCTGGCCGCCAGGCTGCACAAAGCCGAAGGCCGTGATGCCCAAAAGCTGCTCGGGCACAAATCCTCAACCATGACTAACCTTTACCAAGATATTCGAGGCGCGGAATGGATCGACGTGGCCTAA
- a CDS encoding excisionase translates to MSKVTLDEWAAAEFKTPPSPNTLRKWAREGRIAPAPIKHGRSYYVESDAHYKELERQPVRIVGGSLISRIERARNGAEAA, encoded by the coding sequence ATGAGCAAAGTAACCCTGGACGAATGGGCGGCGGCCGAATTCAAGACGCCACCCAGCCCCAACACCTTGCGCAAATGGGCGCGGGAAGGCCGTATCGCACCAGCACCCATAAAGCACGGGCGAAGCTACTATGTAGAGTCTGACGCCCACTATAAAGAACTTGAGCGGCAGCCCGTCCGGATCGTGGGCGGCAGCCTGATCAGCAGAATAGAGAGAGCACGCAATGGCGCCGAGGCCGCGTAA
- a CDS encoding HAD family phosphatase encodes MTLPLSIRRRYGLTLLVALALPFLAQAAEPLPSWNDGPSKKSIIEFVQAVTDQNSKDFVQPAERIAVFDNDGTLWSEQPAYFELLFAFDEVKRTAPQHPEWKTTQPFKAVLENDHKALAAAGMDGILKIFGATHTGMTTEAFDDAAKTWLTQARHPKTGKPYTEMIFQPMLEMLDYLRSQDFKTYIVSGGDTAFMRAFAEKVYGIPPEQVIGTTFVTAYQLKDGKPSILRTAKLAHNDDGPGKPESIDAVIGRRPILAFGNSDGDLQMLQWTAAGTGKRFMGLVHHTDAKREWAYDRQSQVGKLDKALDEAKSRGWTIVDMAAEWRRIYPFEAATPEQVQ; translated from the coding sequence ATGACCCTCCCGTTATCGATCCGCCGTCGTTATGGACTGACGCTGTTGGTGGCACTGGCCCTGCCGTTTCTGGCCCAGGCCGCCGAGCCCCTGCCTTCATGGAACGACGGCCCCTCGAAAAAAAGCATCATCGAATTCGTCCAGGCCGTGACCGACCAGAACAGCAAGGACTTCGTCCAGCCGGCTGAACGCATCGCCGTGTTCGACAACGACGGTACCCTGTGGAGCGAGCAGCCGGCGTACTTCGAATTGCTGTTTGCGTTCGACGAGGTCAAGCGCACCGCGCCGCAGCACCCGGAATGGAAAACCACCCAACCGTTCAAAGCGGTGCTGGAAAATGATCACAAGGCTTTGGCGGCCGCCGGCATGGACGGCATTCTGAAGATCTTCGGTGCTACCCACACCGGCATGACCACCGAAGCCTTCGATGACGCTGCCAAGACCTGGCTGACCCAGGCACGTCACCCGAAAACCGGCAAACCGTACACCGAGATGATCTTCCAGCCGATGCTGGAGATGCTCGACTACCTGCGCAGCCAGGACTTCAAGACCTACATCGTCTCCGGTGGCGACACCGCGTTCATGCGCGCCTTTGCCGAGAAGGTCTACGGCATCCCGCCAGAACAAGTGATCGGCACCACGTTCGTCACCGCCTACCAGTTGAAGGACGGTAAACCGTCGATCCTGCGCACCGCCAAACTGGCGCACAACGACGACGGCCCGGGCAAACCGGAAAGCATCGACGCGGTGATTGGCCGACGCCCGATCCTCGCCTTCGGCAACTCCGACGGTGACCTGCAGATGTTGCAGTGGACCGCCGCCGGCACCGGCAAGCGCTTCATGGGCCTGGTGCATCACACCGACGCCAAGCGCGAATGGGCCTACGACCGCCAGTCTCAGGTCGGCAAGCTGGACAAGGCGCTGGACGAAGCAAAATCCCGTGGCTGGACTATCGTGGACATGGCCGCCGAATGGCGCCGGATCTACCCGTTCGAGGCCGCCACACCCGAGCAAGTGCAATAA
- a CDS encoding MoxR family ATPase, with amino-acid sequence MTTLSDLNALQASIAEAVLGQDQVIRQILLGLLANGHLLLESLPGLAKTRTVKALAKHLDAKMSRIQFTPDLLPSDITGAEVLHQVEGKNEIRFQPGPLFGNLILADEINRAPAKVQAALLEAMEERQITVAGNSHVLPELFIVVATQNPIEQEGTYPLPEAQMDRFLMKVLLDYPSPENESQVLRLLREEEFAAGAKTPAAQGFSLPQEVIFAARREVSAVHVSPAIDRYLIDLINATRHPADYDADLGRWIAIGASPRGGIGLDRCARADAWLQGHDFVSPDNVRAVVHPVLRHRLQLSYDAVADGVSADQVLDRLLDKVAIPA; translated from the coding sequence ATGACCACACTCAGCGATCTCAACGCCCTGCAAGCCAGCATCGCCGAAGCCGTGCTCGGTCAGGATCAGGTCATCCGCCAGATCCTGCTCGGCCTGCTGGCCAACGGGCATCTGCTGCTCGAAAGCCTGCCGGGGCTGGCCAAGACCCGTACGGTCAAGGCGCTGGCCAAGCACCTGGACGCGAAGATGAGTCGCATCCAGTTCACCCCCGATTTGCTGCCCTCGGACATCACCGGCGCCGAGGTGCTGCATCAGGTCGAAGGCAAGAACGAGATCCGCTTCCAGCCGGGTCCGCTGTTCGGCAACCTGATCCTGGCGGACGAAATCAACCGCGCCCCGGCCAAAGTCCAGGCGGCGCTGCTCGAAGCCATGGAAGAACGGCAGATCACCGTGGCCGGCAACAGCCATGTGCTGCCGGAACTGTTCATCGTGGTTGCCACGCAAAACCCTATCGAACAGGAAGGCACTTACCCGTTGCCGGAAGCGCAGATGGACCGTTTCCTGATGAAGGTCTTGCTCGATTACCCGAGCCCGGAAAATGAAAGCCAGGTACTGCGCCTGCTGCGCGAAGAAGAGTTTGCCGCAGGCGCCAAGACCCCGGCCGCCCAAGGCTTTTCCCTGCCACAGGAGGTGATTTTTGCCGCGCGGCGTGAAGTCAGCGCCGTGCATGTGTCGCCGGCCATTGACCGCTACCTGATCGACCTGATCAACGCCACCCGCCACCCCGCCGACTACGACGCCGACCTTGGCCGCTGGATCGCCATCGGTGCCAGCCCTCGCGGCGGTATCGGCCTGGACCGCTGCGCCCGGGCCGACGCCTGGTTGCAGGGGCATGATTTCGTCTCGCCGGACAACGTGCGCGCCGTGGTGCACCCGGTGCTGCGTCATCGCCTGCAACTGAGCTACGACGCGGTGGCCGACGGCGTGTCTGCCGATCAGGTGCTGGACCGCCTGCTCGATAAAGTGGCGATTCCGGCCTGA
- a CDS encoding DUF1254 domain-containing protein: protein MRFEKAPRLMLAGLSLLLSCSAWADFTATPDEARGIAKEAYLYGFPVVEMYKTLYSQAVDKGGPNFKAPFNRIGNTAKVFTPKDTAFVTPNSDTPYSFVWMDLRAEPVVLTLPPIAESRYYSVQLIDLYTQNFAYLGTRSTGNKGGNFMIVGPDWQGQQPVNIDRLVRSESNIAYALYRTQLFDNEDLRKVKQIQNAYKVQTLSQYLKQPAPAAAPKIDWPKPTPTMSDGPDLFRYLNFMLGFAPPQDVEKDLLTRFAKIGIAAGQPFKYSELNAEQRKALDDGISDAKAEFAQLKKDKVDTHQVTSGDFFGTREHLNGNYLYRYAGANMGIFGNSAEEANYIGYFVDNQGKPLNGARHSYTLHFNKGELPPADAFWSLTMYDGKSKLLVANHKKRYLINSRMLPQLKLDADGGLTLYVQHSEPVDGKKSNWLPAPHGPFYSVLRVYLPKPEMVNGQWKMPLLTPIGQ from the coding sequence ATGCGTTTTGAAAAAGCTCCACGCCTGATGCTCGCCGGTCTCTCGCTGCTGCTCAGTTGCAGCGCCTGGGCAGATTTCACCGCGACCCCGGACGAGGCCCGTGGCATCGCCAAAGAGGCTTATCTGTACGGCTTCCCGGTGGTGGAAATGTACAAGACGCTCTACAGCCAGGCCGTGGACAAGGGGGGGCCGAACTTCAAGGCGCCGTTCAACAGGATCGGCAACACCGCCAAGGTGTTCACACCCAAGGACACCGCGTTCGTCACGCCCAACTCCGACACACCCTACTCCTTCGTCTGGATGGACCTGCGCGCCGAACCGGTGGTGCTGACCCTGCCGCCGATTGCCGAAAGCCGTTACTACTCGGTGCAGCTGATCGATCTCTACACGCAGAACTTCGCCTACCTGGGCACCCGCAGCACCGGCAACAAGGGCGGCAACTTCATGATCGTCGGCCCCGACTGGCAGGGTCAGCAGCCGGTGAACATCGACCGCCTGGTGCGCAGCGAAAGCAACATCGCCTATGCGCTGTACCGAACGCAGCTGTTCGATAACGAGGACCTGCGCAAGGTCAAGCAGATCCAGAACGCCTACAAAGTCCAGACCCTGAGCCAGTACCTGAAACAACCGGCACCGGCCGCCGCGCCGAAAATCGATTGGCCGAAACCGACGCCGACCATGAGCGACGGCCCTGACCTGTTCCGCTACCTGAATTTCATGCTCGGCTTCGCCCCACCCCAGGACGTGGAAAAAGACCTGCTGACGCGCTTCGCGAAAATCGGCATCGCTGCCGGCCAGCCGTTCAAATACAGCGAACTGAACGCCGAACAACGCAAGGCGCTGGACGACGGCATCAGCGACGCCAAGGCCGAATTCGCCCAGCTCAAAAAGGACAAGGTCGACACGCATCAGGTCACCAGCGGCGACTTCTTCGGCACCCGCGAGCACTTGAATGGCAATTATCTGTACCGCTACGCCGGCGCCAACATGGGGATCTTCGGCAACTCCGCCGAAGAGGCGAACTACATCGGCTACTTCGTCGACAACCAGGGCAAACCGCTCAACGGTGCGCGTCACAGCTACACCCTGCACTTCAACAAGGGGGAGCTGCCGCCAGCCGACGCCTTCTGGTCGCTGACGATGTACGACGGCAAGAGCAAATTGCTGGTGGCCAACCACAAGAAACGCTACCTGATCAATTCGCGGATGTTGCCCCAGCTCAAGCTGGATGCCGACGGCGGATTGACCCTGTACGTGCAGCATTCGGAACCGGTGGACGGCAAGAAGAGCAACTGGCTGCCGGCGCCCCACGGACCGTTCTATTCGGTGCTGCGCGTGTATCTGCCCAAGCCTGAAATGGTCAACGGCCAATGGAAAATGCCGCTGCTGACGCCTATCGGCCAATGA
- a CDS encoding VWA domain-containing protein: protein MWQLDYPWLLLLLPLPWFGYRYLPAYREARSAVRVPFFGAMSRAIGQAPSAPGSRHNRWQLLLNLLVWALLVVAAARPVFVEKPIERQQPVRDLMLAIDLSQSMETTDFTDANGQKINRLDAVKAVVHGFIDKRKDDRLGLIVFGSGAYPQAPLTLDHASLSLLLDDTGIGMAGPNTAIGDAIGLSLKLLDQAHEQEKVLILLTDGNDTSSAITPQHAAAMAAAKGVVIHTIGIGDPSAEGEARVNLQGLQQISEVTGGKFFRAEDRTALDQVYNTLDTLTPHQVKTLSHQPKRDLFWWPLGAAIGVLALYHLGALLRPRLSIARQRQEA from the coding sequence ATGTGGCAGCTTGATTACCCCTGGCTGTTACTGCTGCTGCCCTTGCCGTGGTTCGGTTACCGCTACCTGCCCGCCTATCGCGAGGCGCGCAGTGCGGTGCGGGTGCCGTTTTTCGGGGCCATGAGTCGCGCCATCGGTCAGGCGCCGAGTGCGCCCGGCAGCCGCCATAACCGCTGGCAGTTGCTGCTCAACCTGCTGGTGTGGGCCTTGCTGGTGGTGGCCGCCGCGCGTCCGGTGTTCGTCGAAAAACCCATCGAACGCCAACAACCGGTGCGCGACCTGATGCTCGCCATTGACCTGTCGCAGTCCATGGAAACCACCGATTTTACCGACGCCAACGGCCAGAAGATCAATCGCCTGGACGCCGTCAAAGCCGTGGTCCACGGCTTCATCGACAAGCGCAAGGACGACCGTCTGGGCCTGATCGTGTTCGGCAGCGGTGCCTACCCGCAGGCACCGTTGACGCTGGATCACGCCAGCCTTTCCTTGCTGCTGGACGACACCGGCATCGGCATGGCCGGGCCCAACACGGCCATCGGCGACGCCATCGGCCTGAGCCTGAAACTGCTGGATCAGGCCCACGAGCAGGAAAAAGTGCTGATCCTGCTCACCGACGGCAACGACACCAGCAGCGCCATCACCCCGCAACACGCCGCGGCTATGGCGGCGGCCAAAGGCGTGGTGATTCACACCATCGGCATCGGCGACCCGAGTGCGGAAGGTGAAGCGCGGGTCAATCTGCAAGGCCTGCAGCAGATCAGCGAGGTTACGGGCGGCAAATTCTTCCGCGCCGAAGACCGCACGGCGCTGGATCAGGTCTACAACACCCTCGACACGCTGACGCCGCATCAGGTGAAGACCCTCAGCCATCAACCCAAGCGGGATCTGTTCTGGTGGCCGTTGGGCGCGGCCATCGGCGTGCTGGCGCTGTATCACCTCGGCGCCCTGCTGCGTCCACGGCTGTCGATTGCCCGCCAACGGCAGGAGGCCTGA
- a CDS encoding transporter, with protein sequence MGRDIAFRPLLALLVVGCSPMAWATEGGVGRPITGQQVFSDAGVVPPEPGWIMSLTSIWYDGTLKGSKPVPISGAVGVGLDMKVSYTMANFTHVWDTGKGAWNYASAIGVPVQYTDASISITGPRGRTLGSEDTGTQFADMLVTPIAAGYHFDALNHISFSLPIYVPTGAYDDNRLANAGQNTYTFMPTVAFTHLDGKGGEFTLSSGLEFYTENTATDYRNGNLFTLDAMWTHGFGNGWSAGVVGGYIAQTTDDKGQTADSLNGFRGRSFGAGPVVGWSGKFADSQASVSARWVPEFDTKNRPEGNGISVNLTLAFF encoded by the coding sequence ATGGGTAGGGATATCGCTTTTCGGCCGTTGCTGGCCTTGCTGGTGGTGGGCTGCAGCCCAATGGCCTGGGCTACCGAGGGGGGCGTGGGCCGGCCGATTACCGGGCAGCAGGTGTTCTCCGATGCCGGCGTGGTGCCGCCTGAACCGGGCTGGATCATGTCCCTGACCAGCATCTGGTACGACGGCACCTTGAAGGGCAGTAAACCGGTGCCCATCTCCGGTGCGGTCGGGGTCGGGCTGGACATGAAAGTGTCCTACACCATGGCCAACTTCACCCATGTCTGGGACACCGGCAAGGGCGCCTGGAATTACGCCTCGGCCATCGGCGTGCCGGTGCAGTACACCGACGCCAGCATCAGCATCACCGGGCCTCGTGGTCGCACCCTGGGCAGCGAAGACACCGGCACCCAGTTTGCCGACATGCTGGTGACCCCGATTGCCGCTGGCTACCACTTCGACGCGCTCAACCATATCTCGTTTTCCCTGCCGATCTACGTGCCGACCGGGGCCTACGACGACAATCGCCTGGCCAACGCCGGCCAGAACACCTACACCTTCATGCCCACCGTGGCGTTCACTCATCTGGATGGCAAGGGCGGCGAGTTCACCCTGTCCAGCGGACTTGAGTTCTACACCGAAAACACCGCCACCGACTATCGCAACGGCAACCTGTTTACGCTCGATGCGATGTGGACCCACGGCTTCGGCAACGGCTGGAGCGCAGGCGTGGTCGGCGGCTACATTGCGCAGACCACCGACGACAAGGGCCAGACCGCCGATTCGCTGAATGGCTTCCGGGGTCGCTCCTTCGGCGCGGGTCCGGTGGTGGGCTGGAGCGGCAAGTTCGCCGACTCCCAGGCCAGTGTCAGTGCCCGTTGGGTGCCGGAGTTCGACACCAAGAATCGCCCCGAAGGCAATGGCATCAGCGTCAATCTCACCCTGGCGTTTTTCTAG
- a CDS encoding DUF4381 domain-containing protein, protein MNPGIPSIDQLKELSRLPAPVSYMPQTWGWWVLLGVLVLAIALVSARKVWQWRRDRYRREALVRLAQLQSRSNDLAALRELPELLKRVALSIPPVGAGLLAKTVGHSTSVSTDTASSRASLLPPGPAALGGMEWQAFLQQHSAQPLPSDFSQQLAHLAYAPDARLLELAQEQRQQIFNTCKTWVETHHVAA, encoded by the coding sequence ATGAATCCGGGTATCCCGAGCATTGATCAGCTCAAGGAATTGAGCCGCCTGCCTGCGCCGGTCAGCTATATGCCGCAGACCTGGGGGTGGTGGGTGCTGCTGGGCGTGCTGGTGCTGGCGATTGCGCTGGTAAGTGCGCGCAAGGTCTGGCAATGGCGGCGGGATCGGTATCGGCGCGAGGCGTTGGTGCGGTTGGCGCAGTTGCAGAGCCGCAGTAATGATCTGGCTGCGCTGCGCGAGCTCCCTGAATTGCTGAAGAGAGTAGCCCTGTCGATACCCCCTGTGGGAGCGGGCTTGCTCGCGAAAACGGTGGGTCATTCAACATCGGTATCGACCGACACGGCCTCTTCGCGAGCAAGCCTGCTCCCACCGGGTCCTGCGGCGCTTGGAGGTATGGAGTGGCAAGCCTTTCTCCAGCAACACAGCGCCCAACCCCTGCCATCCGACTTCAGCCAACAACTCGCGCACCTGGCCTACGCCCCCGATGCCCGGCTGCTCGAACTGGCGCAAGAACAGCGCCAACAGATTTTCAATACCTGCAAGACCTGGGTGGAGACGCATCATGTGGCAGCTTGA